In Rheinheimera sp. MM224, one DNA window encodes the following:
- the tldD gene encoding metalloprotease TldD: MSNVEHNLLSASDLSASDLQQSLGFLFAHKLDYADLYFQSSVHESWGLEDGLVKDGSFNIERGVGVRAISGEKTGFAYADSISAAALKQAAEAARGIAGAGKQGSVQVFKQQTQPQIYLPCEPLQSLDNTAKVELLKQMEVYIRSLDSRAEQVAVSLSGVYEEVLVAASDGTFATDIRPLVRLNCSVLLQHNGRRERGGSGGGARTNYQYFLEDVNGSPRWQGYAREAVRMAQVNLTAVDAPAGTMPVVLGSGWPGVLLHEAVGHGLEGDFNRKGSSTFAGRVGEQVASKHCTIVDDGTLAHRRGSLNIDDEGTASQYNVLIENGILKGYIQDKHNAMLMNVAPTGNGRRESFAHLPMPRMTNTYMLAGEYDPQEIIGSVKKGIYAPNFGGGQVDITSGKFVFSASEAYLIEDGKITTPIKGATLIGNGPEAMQQVSMVGNDLALDAGVGVCGKQGQSLPVGVGQPTLKLDAMTVGGTA; the protein is encoded by the coding sequence ATGAGTAACGTCGAACACAACCTGTTAAGCGCCAGTGACTTAAGCGCCAGTGATTTACAACAAAGCTTAGGCTTTTTGTTTGCGCACAAGCTGGATTACGCCGACCTTTATTTTCAATCCAGTGTGCATGAATCCTGGGGTTTAGAAGATGGTTTAGTGAAAGACGGCTCTTTTAATATTGAACGTGGTGTTGGTGTGCGGGCGATCAGCGGTGAAAAAACCGGTTTCGCTTATGCCGATTCTATTTCTGCAGCGGCTTTAAAACAGGCTGCAGAAGCGGCCCGTGGTATAGCTGGTGCTGGCAAACAAGGTTCAGTGCAGGTATTTAAGCAGCAAACTCAACCACAAATTTATTTGCCTTGTGAGCCACTGCAAAGTTTAGACAATACCGCCAAGGTCGAGCTGCTCAAGCAGATGGAAGTCTATATCCGTAGCCTCGACAGCCGCGCTGAACAAGTGGCTGTCAGCTTATCCGGTGTTTATGAAGAGGTGCTGGTTGCAGCATCCGACGGTACTTTTGCCACAGATATTCGTCCTTTAGTGCGGTTAAACTGTTCGGTACTGCTGCAACACAATGGTCGCCGTGAACGTGGCGGTAGCGGTGGTGGTGCCCGTACCAACTATCAGTATTTCCTTGAAGACGTAAATGGCTCTCCACGCTGGCAGGGTTATGCCCGTGAAGCTGTACGTATGGCTCAGGTGAATTTAACAGCAGTAGACGCGCCAGCTGGCACTATGCCTGTGGTATTAGGTTCTGGCTGGCCAGGCGTGTTATTGCACGAAGCTGTAGGTCATGGTCTGGAAGGTGACTTTAACCGCAAAGGTTCATCCACTTTCGCTGGTCGGGTTGGCGAACAAGTTGCATCCAAACACTGCACTATTGTTGATGACGGCACGTTAGCCCATCGCCGTGGTTCACTGAATATCGACGACGAAGGCACAGCCAGTCAATACAACGTGCTGATCGAAAACGGTATTCTGAAAGGTTATATTCAGGATAAACACAACGCCATGCTGATGAACGTGGCGCCAACAGGCAATGGTCGTCGTGAGTCTTTTGCTCATTTGCCTATGCCTCGTATGACCAATACCTATATGTTGGCAGGTGAATATGATCCACAAGAAATTATCGGCAGCGTGAAAAAAGGTATTTATGCACCGAATTTTGGTGGTGGCCAGGTCGATATCACGTCAGGCAAATTTGTGTTTTCAGCCTCAGAAGCTTATCTGATCGAAGATGGTAAAATCACCACACCTATTAAAGGCGCAACCCTGATTGGCAATGGCCCTGAGGCGATGCAGCAGGTGTCTATGGTTGGTAACGACTTAGCATTGGATGCTGGTGTTGGGGTTT
- a CDS encoding carbon-nitrogen hydrolase family protein, with translation MANLWRLSAVQLTSGPDPLVNLAKVDTLLAQLPKTEQHLAVLPEGVAVFAGPEGLNLQLAEALGFGPLQKAYAALAKKHQLYLLVGTLPTQTSDPTRFAASSLLYSPTGELVADYQKIHLFDALVNDSSKQYLESATTMPGEKLTLVQAQQLKLGMLICYDMRFPGLAQALAAQGMNVMAVPSAFTTVTGEAHWHTLLRARAIETQSFVVAPAQVGTHSNGRQTYGHSLIIDPWGRILAEADGSSEMVLSVETDLDLCQQLAEKMPVRHHNRFQSEFKA, from the coding sequence ATGGCTAACCTCTGGCGTTTATCTGCAGTACAACTGACCAGTGGCCCTGATCCTTTAGTGAATCTGGCCAAAGTGGATACTTTGCTGGCCCAGTTGCCCAAAACAGAACAACATCTGGCGGTATTGCCTGAAGGAGTGGCGGTATTTGCAGGCCCTGAAGGTTTAAACCTGCAACTGGCGGAAGCTTTAGGCTTTGGCCCGTTACAAAAGGCTTATGCGGCTTTAGCAAAAAAACATCAGCTGTATTTATTGGTCGGCACTTTGCCAACCCAAACTTCTGATCCAACACGTTTTGCTGCCAGTAGTCTGTTATACAGTCCAACTGGTGAACTGGTCGCTGATTATCAGAAAATTCATTTATTTGATGCTTTAGTCAATGACAGTAGCAAGCAGTATTTGGAATCAGCCACTACTATGCCGGGTGAGAAGTTAACTCTGGTTCAGGCGCAGCAGTTAAAGCTGGGTATGCTGATTTGTTACGATATGCGGTTTCCCGGATTAGCTCAGGCTTTAGCAGCTCAGGGTATGAATGTGATGGCTGTGCCTTCGGCTTTTACGACAGTGACAGGGGAGGCGCATTGGCATACCTTATTAAGAGCCCGTGCCATAGAAACCCAGAGTTTTGTTGTAGCACCAGCTCAGGTGGGCACTCATAGTAATGGTCGTCAGACCTATGGCCATAGTTTAATTATCGACCCATGGGGCCGTATTCTGGCCGAAGCCGATGGCAGCAGCGAAATGGTGCTGAGTGTCGAAACAGATTTAGATCTTTGCCAGCAGCTGGCAGAGAAAATGCCGGTAAGGCACCACAACAGATTTCAAAGTGAGTTCAAAGCATGA